In a single window of the Campylobacter iguaniorum genome:
- a CDS encoding RNA-binding S4 domain-containing protein has translation MRIDKFLNTVNITKRRAVSEDMCKSGVVSINSTVAKPSKEVKIGDIITIKFISKEVSYEVLELPVLKTIPKSEQGIYVRAI, from the coding sequence ATGAGAATAGATAAATTTTTAAACACCGTAAATATAACAAAAAGAAGAGCAGTAAGCGAAGATATGTGCAAAAGTGGGGTTGTAAGCATAAACTCTACTGTCGCAAAACCTAGCAAAGAGGTCAAAATAGGCGATATAATCACTATCAAATTTATATCAAAAGAAGTTAGCTATGAAGTTCTTGAGCTTCCTGTGCTTAAAACTATCCCAAAAAGTGAGCAGGGTATTTATGTCAGAGCGATTTGA
- a CDS encoding mechanosensitive ion channel family protein: MKKLVAFLAVFIINLLLFGESNISQEQKINDLNAKIINYDSQVKNNIWLIRYANYNTYQNLLIQLDDIQNEIQNTNKKDIEKIDDLKNKSSSLTEQIELLKEYEKSPFQNMLVVPEIDEFPKITNPVALISGFSYIKRLKNEKEEYKSRLLKLEDALEVFRQKEIAQKELYDVNQSMENLSSLNETRREISEFQIAKDIATTTFGVYQKKLDEAINRASVEVKDQIKQTFAIILTIIVVILIGFLCKFIAKKYITDNQRFYTVNKFINVINFTIIIFVLLFAYIENVSYMVTILGFASAGLAIAMKDMFMSLLGWSVIIFGGTFHVGDRIRVRYQNSDYVGDIIDISLLRMTIYEDITLTTYLTNRRSGRIVFIPNNYIFTELIANYTHSGMKTVWDGIDIMLSFDSNHKKAMYIIKNITRKYSKGYTDIAKQQMNKLRDQYSIKNPNVEPRIYSFFEPYGINISVWYMTNSYAALALRSTISAEIIEALNLEDDIKIAYPTQTLFFGQKKQPQEIPDISKELLY, encoded by the coding sequence ATGAAAAAATTAGTTGCGTTTTTAGCTGTTTTTATCATAAATTTATTACTCTTTGGCGAGTCAAATATAAGCCAAGAACAAAAGATAAATGACTTAAATGCAAAAATTATAAACTATGATTCACAGGTAAAAAACAACATTTGGCTAATTCGCTACGCTAATTACAACACGTATCAAAATTTGCTAATCCAGCTAGATGATATCCAAAACGAAATCCAAAATACAAACAAAAAAGATATAGAAAAAATTGATGATCTAAAAAACAAAAGCTCAAGCCTCACAGAGCAAATCGAGCTTTTAAAAGAGTATGAAAAGTCCCCGTTTCAAAATATGCTAGTCGTCCCAGAGATAGATGAATTCCCTAAAATCACAAATCCAGTGGCTTTGATATCTGGTTTTTCATATATAAAACGCCTAAAAAATGAGAAAGAAGAGTATAAGAGTAGGCTTTTGAAGCTTGAAGATGCTTTGGAGGTTTTCAGACAAAAAGAGATAGCCCAAAAAGAGCTATATGACGTAAATCAAAGCATGGAAAATCTCTCCAGCCTTAATGAAACTAGAAGAGAGATAAGTGAGTTTCAAATAGCAAAAGATATAGCCACTACCACTTTTGGTGTCTATCAAAAAAAGCTTGATGAAGCCATAAATAGAGCAAGTGTCGAAGTAAAAGACCAGATCAAACAGACTTTTGCCATTATTCTAACAATAATTGTGGTTATTTTAATAGGATTTTTGTGTAAATTTATAGCCAAAAAATACATCACTGACAACCAAAGATTTTACACTGTAAATAAATTTATAAACGTAATAAATTTCACCATTATCATCTTTGTTTTGCTTTTTGCTTATATCGAAAATGTAAGCTATATGGTGACTATCTTGGGTTTTGCTTCAGCTGGTCTTGCCATTGCGATGAAAGATATGTTTATGAGTCTGCTTGGCTGGAGTGTTATTATTTTTGGCGGTACTTTCCACGTGGGAGATAGAATCCGCGTAAGATATCAAAACAGCGATTATGTCGGCGATATCATCGATATAAGCTTACTTAGAATGACTATTTATGAAGATATCACGCTTACTACCTATCTTACAAATAGGCGTAGTGGTAGGATAGTTTTCATACCAAATAACTATATTTTTACAGAGCTCATCGCCAATTACACTCATAGCGGTATGAAGACTGTTTGGGATGGAATTGACATCATGCTAAGCTTTGATAGTAACCACAAAAAAGCAATGTATATCATCAAAAATATAACCAGAAAATACTCAAAAGGCTACACAGACATAGCAAAACAACAAATGAATAAGCTAAGAGATCAATACAGTATAAAAAATCCAAATGTTGAGCCAAGGATTTATAGTTTTTTTGAGCCTTATGGTATAAATATAAGTGTTTGGTATATGACGAACTCTTACGCAGCTTTGGCTCTAAGAAGCACTATAAGTGCTGAAATAATCGAAGCTTTAAATTTAGAAGATGATATCAAAATAGCTTATCCGACCCAAACTCTATTTTTTGGGCAAAAGAAACAACCCCAAGAAATACCAGATATTAGCAAGGAACTTTTATATTGA
- a CDS encoding RNA polymerase factor sigma-54: MKLAQKVTQKAKLNQTLRSWLPILQASSDELKDTLEPFIKDNPFAKIEIDKPHHSKNFYNEFYSNHVSDRIEQMSVYECSLYEKLYSQIDKPLFPTQKSKDIANAIIECINSEGYFEYNDEILAKFDAKDVEKIRKRFAYLEPIGVGAKDYKESFLFQLDELCDDDEIYTLAKDMINDFENLSKYTKQKNYENALKIIKKFKNPPAVEYLEDEAQVTPDIYVFTTDEGVEVKVNDEFYPEILIDTEGIDEKCEFVSSRIKEARDLIDALEMRKATLYKIGLMIIEYQYDYFLGGDIKPMKLKDIAGDLGRNPSTISRAIQNKFLSCSRGIVALKNFFAAAASEDISNAAIKDFVKNLIKQENHQKPLSDEAILACIEKDFGIKIVRRTITKYRKALNIGSSSQRKKIYAINS; this comes from the coding sequence ATGAAACTAGCTCAAAAAGTAACCCAAAAAGCTAAACTAAATCAGACATTACGTAGCTGGCTTCCTATATTGCAAGCCAGTAGTGATGAGCTTAAAGATACTTTAGAGCCATTTATCAAAGACAATCCATTTGCTAAAATCGAAATAGACAAACCTCACCATTCAAAAAACTTTTATAATGAGTTTTATAGCAACCACGTAAGCGACAGAATCGAGCAAATGAGCGTTTATGAGTGTAGCTTATACGAAAAACTCTATTCTCAAATAGACAAACCACTTTTTCCAACTCAAAAATCAAAAGATATAGCAAATGCCATTATAGAGTGCATAAATAGCGAAGGTTATTTTGAGTATAATGATGAAATTTTAGCCAAATTTGATGCTAAAGATGTGGAAAAAATAAGAAAAAGATTTGCTTATCTTGAGCCAATTGGCGTGGGGGCAAAGGATTATAAAGAGAGTTTTTTATTCCAGCTTGATGAGCTTTGTGATGATGATGAAATTTATACTTTAGCAAAAGATATGATAAATGATTTTGAAAATTTATCAAAATATACAAAGCAAAAAAACTACGAAAACGCACTTAAAATAATTAAAAAATTCAAAAATCCACCAGCTGTGGAATACCTAGAAGATGAAGCTCAAGTTACGCCTGATATTTACGTTTTCACCACAGATGAGGGCGTGGAAGTCAAGGTGAATGATGAGTTTTACCCAGAAATCCTCATTGATACTGAGGGCATTGATGAAAAATGCGAGTTTGTCAGCTCTAGGATCAAAGAAGCTCGCGATCTCATAGACGCTCTTGAGATGAGAAAGGCCACGCTTTACAAAATCGGGCTTATGATAATCGAGTATCAGTATGATTATTTTTTGGGTGGAGATATCAAGCCAATGAAACTCAAAGACATAGCAGGAGATCTTGGCAGAAATCCTTCTACCATAAGCAGAGCCATACAAAATAAATTTCTTAGCTGTTCGCGTGGAATTGTCGCACTCAAAAACTTCTTTGCAGCAGCAGCCAGTGAAGATATCTCAAACGCAGCCATAAAGGATTTTGTAAAAAACCTAATCAAACAAGAAAACCACCAAAAACCACTCAGCGATGAGGCGATACTTGCTTGCATAGAAAAAGATTTTGGCATAAAAATCGTCAGAAGAACTATCACAAAATACAGAAAAGCACTAAATATCGGAAGTTCAAGCCAAAGAAAAAAGATATACGCTATAAATTCGTAA
- a CDS encoding HU family DNA-binding protein: protein MTKTEFVSLVASKAGLTKKDTELALDGFLESISEVLTKGDSVTFVGFGTFGVTERAARTAKVPSTGKEIKVPAKKAVKFKVGKNLKDAVAKIGCGTSKCAKKK from the coding sequence ATGACAAAAACAGAATTTGTAAGCCTAGTAGCTTCTAAAGCTGGTCTAACTAAAAAAGATACTGAACTTGCACTTGATGGATTTCTTGAGAGTATAAGTGAAGTTCTAACAAAAGGCGATAGCGTAACTTTTGTTGGTTTTGGTACATTTGGTGTAACTGAAAGAGCTGCTAGAACAGCTAAAGTTCCAAGCACAGGCAAAGAAATAAAAGTTCCAGCTAAAAAAGCTGTTAAATTTAAAGTAGGCAAAAACCTAAAAGATGCTGTAGCTAAAATCGGTTGTGGCACTTCTAAATGCGCTAAAAAGAAATAA
- the tsaE gene encoding tRNA (adenosine(37)-N6)-threonylcarbamoyltransferase complex ATPase subunit type 1 TsaE, translating to MSERFELELSQLNLLVERLPKSGVIILQGDLASGKTTLTKAIVKSHGMNENVTSPTFSVMQNYGDIYHYDIYQDGFEGLKKNGLFENLFEDGLHIVEWGDDELIKMLKKYSIPTCMIKITNATNKRIYEVSFA from the coding sequence ATGTCAGAGCGATTTGAACTAGAGCTATCGCAGCTAAATTTGCTTGTAGAGAGATTGCCTAAATCTGGCGTGATAATCTTGCAAGGTGACTTAGCAAGTGGAAAAACCACGCTTACAAAAGCCATAGTAAAAAGCCACGGAATGAATGAAAATGTTACTTCGCCGACTTTTAGTGTGATGCAAAACTATGGAGATATATATCATTATGATATTTATCAAGATGGCTTTGAAGGGCTGAAAAAAAATGGCTTGTTTGAAAATCTCTTTGAAGACGGGCTTCATATCGTAGAATGGGGCGATGATGAGCTTATTAAAATGCTTAAAAAATACAGCATTCCTACTTGCATGATCAAGATAACAAATGCTACAAATAAACGAATTTATGAGGTGAGTTTTGCATAA
- the lptB gene encoding LPS export ABC transporter ATP-binding protein, which yields MHKLEVKNLEKIIKKTKIINDISLNVKSGEVVGLLGPNGAGKTTTFYMICGLISATNGKIFLDEQDISNMPLHKRARQGIGYLPQESSVFKDLSVEENLSLAAEIFYSDQKDIDQKVNEMLNLLNIEPIRSRLGLSLSGGERRRCEIARSLVIKPKFLLLDEPFAGVDPIAVADIQSIINDLKNLNIGVLITDHNVRETLAICDRAYVIKNGSLLASGSANEVANNKLVRTHYLGEEFKLLD from the coding sequence TTGCATAAATTAGAAGTTAAAAACCTAGAAAAAATCATAAAAAAAACAAAGATTATAAATGATATTTCGCTAAATGTGAAAAGTGGCGAGGTCGTCGGTCTACTTGGGCCAAATGGAGCTGGAAAAACCACGACATTTTATATGATTTGTGGGCTTATATCTGCGACAAATGGAAAGATATTTTTAGATGAACAAGATATATCTAACATGCCACTTCACAAAAGAGCACGCCAAGGCATCGGATATTTGCCACAAGAAAGTAGCGTTTTTAAAGACCTTAGTGTAGAAGAAAATTTAAGCCTAGCTGCTGAGATATTTTATAGCGACCAAAAAGATATAGACCAAAAAGTCAATGAAATGCTAAATTTGCTAAACATCGAGCCGATTCGAAGTCGCCTTGGACTTAGCCTAAGTGGTGGAGAAAGAAGGAGATGTGAGATAGCAAGAAGCCTTGTGATAAAGCCTAAATTTCTACTTCTTGATGAGCCGTTTGCTGGAGTAGATCCAATAGCAGTGGCTGATATACAAAGCATTATAAACGACCTTAAAAACCTAAATATCGGCGTTTTGATAACAGATCACAATGTCAGAGAAACCCTAGCTATATGCGACCGAGCCTATGTCATCAAAAACGGAAGCTTGCTTGCTAGCGGAAGCGCTAATGAAGTAGCAAATAACAAGCTTGTTAGGACGCATTATCTTGGAGAGGAGTTTAAACTCCTAGACTGA
- the aroB gene encoding 3-dehydroquinate synthase, which produces MKIDINLKDNGYSVFIDELKSLEFKGKVAVVTNSKVGGLYLKEVLNLIKADEIFTVSIPDGEQYKNLATIEKILEELFVSRLERNSTLIALGGGVISDMTGFAASIYERGINFINIPTTLLAQVDASVGGKTGVNNKFGKNLIGTFYQPKAVYCETKFLRSLPAREFSAGLAEALKMAVMFDKEFFDFMQKCDINDNENIKTIIAKCVSLKAGVVSKDEKEAGVRAVLNYGHTFAHVIEMQTKYTKFLHGEAVAVGMNMANHLALKLGLIDKFELESIKNTLVKFGLPINYKIEDEEAFYDAFFLDKKSGNNKIKFILPNKIGNFALKNDIDKDIVLDVLRMFK; this is translated from the coding sequence ATGAAAATTGATATAAATTTAAAAGATAATGGTTATAGCGTATTCATAGATGAGCTAAAAAGCCTTGAGTTTAAGGGCAAAGTAGCAGTCGTGACAAACTCAAAAGTCGGTGGGCTTTATCTAAAAGAAGTGCTAAATTTAATCAAAGCTGATGAGATTTTTACCGTGAGTATTCCTGATGGCGAACAGTATAAAAATTTAGCAACAATAGAGAAAATTTTAGAAGAACTTTTTGTAAGTAGACTAGAGCGAAACAGCACACTTATCGCTCTTGGTGGCGGGGTTATCAGCGATATGACTGGATTTGCGGCGAGTATTTATGAGCGTGGGATAAACTTCATCAATATCCCGACAACTCTTCTAGCTCAAGTCGATGCTAGCGTGGGTGGCAAAACTGGAGTAAATAATAAATTTGGCAAAAATCTAATCGGTACGTTTTATCAGCCAAAAGCAGTTTATTGCGAGACTAAATTTTTACGCTCTCTGCCAGCTAGAGAGTTTAGTGCTGGGCTTGCGGAAGCGTTAAAAATGGCAGTTATGTTTGATAAAGAGTTTTTTGATTTTATGCAAAAATGCGATATAAATGATAATGAGAATATAAAAACAATCATTGCAAAATGCGTCAGCCTAAAAGCTGGTGTCGTAAGCAAAGATGAAAAAGAAGCTGGAGTTAGAGCTGTGCTAAATTACGGCCATACTTTCGCTCATGTCATAGAAATGCAGACAAAATATACTAAATTTTTGCACGGTGAAGCAGTCGCAGTGGGTATGAATATGGCAAATCATTTAGCCCTTAAGCTTGGCTTGATAGATAAATTTGAGCTTGAAAGTATTAAAAATACGCTAGTTAAATTTGGTCTGCCAATAAACTACAAGATAGAAGATGAAGAGGCGTTTTATGATGCGTTTTTCTTGGATAAAAAAAGTGGAAATAACAAAATCAAATTTATATTGCCAAATAAAATAGGAAATTTTGCCCTTAAAAATGATATAGATAAAGATATTGTTTTGGACGTTTTAAGGATGTTTAAATGA
- the mtaB gene encoding tRNA (N(6)-L-threonylcarbamoyladenosine(37)-C(2))-methylthiotransferase MtaB, which produces MLKVYFKTFGCRTNIYDTQLMKSYVKNAVIVNDEFEADVIVVNSCTVTNGADSGARTYINHMKNSGKKVILTGCGAVSKGEELFKKSSVFGVLGASHKSKIDSFLASQAPFYELGDLNFIDKNIVSDYENHTKAFIKIQEGCNFACSYCIIPSVRGKSRSIDEEVILNEAKILANNGYNEIVLTGTNIGSYGQSNNSSLGKLLQKLGSIKGIKRIRLGSIEPSQIDESFKEILKEPWLERHLHIALQHTSQKMLTIMKRRNRAFKDIELFNELSEIGFALGTDYIVGHPGESEEIWEEALENFKKFPLTHLHAFIYSPRNATVSATMKQDVDGITAKNRLKTLKNIVYLNNFEFRKKNRVPLEILVEKRDDDGLYDGFDQFYNKIKISSKSDIRKEWILIKDYEVKADDNYAQI; this is translated from the coding sequence ATATTGAAAGTATATTTTAAAACTTTTGGTTGTAGAACAAATATTTATGATACCCAGCTTATGAAAAGCTATGTCAAAAACGCAGTTATAGTAAATGATGAGTTTGAGGCTGACGTGATAGTAGTAAATTCATGCACTGTCACAAATGGCGCAGATAGTGGCGCTAGAACGTATATAAATCACATGAAAAATAGCGGTAAAAAGGTTATTTTGACTGGTTGTGGAGCAGTGAGCAAGGGCGAAGAGCTGTTTAAAAAAAGCTCAGTATTTGGAGTGCTTGGAGCTAGTCATAAATCAAAAATCGATAGTTTTCTAGCTTCACAAGCCCCATTTTATGAGCTTGGAGATCTAAATTTCATCGATAAAAATATAGTAAGCGACTATGAAAATCACACAAAAGCCTTTATCAAAATCCAAGAGGGGTGCAACTTTGCTTGTAGTTACTGCATTATCCCAAGCGTAAGAGGAAAAAGTAGAAGCATAGATGAAGAAGTTATTTTAAATGAAGCCAAAATCTTAGCAAATAATGGCTACAATGAGATAGTTTTAACTGGTACAAATATAGGAAGTTACGGGCAGAGTAATAATTCAAGTCTTGGTAAACTTTTGCAAAAACTAGGAAGTATAAAAGGTATAAAACGCATAAGACTTGGTAGCATTGAGCCAAGCCAGATAGATGAGAGTTTCAAAGAGATCTTAAAAGAGCCTTGGCTAGAGCGTCATCTTCACATAGCTCTTCAGCACACAAGCCAAAAGATGCTTACGATAATGAAAAGGCGAAATAGGGCGTTTAAAGATATTGAGCTTTTTAATGAACTTAGCGAGATTGGATTTGCTCTTGGGACTGATTATATCGTGGGGCATCCTGGAGAGAGTGAAGAGATATGGGAAGAGGCATTAGAAAATTTTAAAAAATTCCCATTAACTCATCTTCACGCCTTTATCTATAGCCCAAGAAATGCGACGGTTTCAGCTACGATGAAGCAAGACGTGGATGGCATAACTGCCAAAAATCGCCTAAAAACCTTAAAAAATATAGTCTATCTAAACAACTTTGAGTTTAGGAAGAAAAACAGAGTTCCTTTGGAGATTTTGGTCGAAAAACGTGATGATGACGGACTTTATGACGGATTTGACCAGTTTTATAACAAAATAAAAATAAGCTCAAAAAGCGATATAAGAAAAGAGTGGATTTTAATCAAAGATTACGAGGTAAAAGCCGATGATAACTATGCCCAAATTTAA
- a CDS encoding FtsW/RodA/SpoVE family cell cycle protein: MFCDTKLFYTCAALIAIGIIFSLSLPAFTVLYFDYQSYHFFIRQFIIGMAGVLIIWAISRLDPNRQILGSLTTFEVLGFGLFFSSFILMIVMQFLPASIVPVTGGAKRWIRLGGISLSPVEFFKIGFVFFLAWSFSRKIDSNKKRLKDEFKILFPYFILFGMAVFLIAILQKDLGQVVVLTLVLMILATFAGTSKKFFGIIGVAGMVLVVLAIISQPHRIRRFQSWWVTNQDFFLSILPANMAEFMRVSDAEEPYQITHSLNAIYHGGFFGVGLGNGTFKLGFLSEVHTDFVLAGIAEEVGFVGIFVITMLMLSVIYRILKISARSENKVYHLFSLGIGAIVTLAFLMNSYGITSITPIKGIAVPFLSYGGSSILALCIGIGMVLMISKKADLS; encoded by the coding sequence TTGTTTTGTGATACCAAACTTTTTTACACTTGCGCAGCGCTTATAGCAATCGGTATTATATTTTCTTTGTCGTTGCCGGCATTTACTGTGCTGTATTTTGACTACCAAAGTTATCATTTTTTTATAAGACAATTCATTATAGGAATGGCTGGAGTTCTTATCATTTGGGCTATATCTAGGCTAGATCCAAATCGCCAGATTTTAGGCTCTCTTACGACATTTGAAGTGCTTGGATTTGGACTGTTTTTTAGCTCATTTATACTTATGATTGTGATGCAATTTTTGCCTGCTTCCATAGTGCCAGTAACTGGTGGTGCTAAGCGTTGGATCAGGCTTGGTGGTATTTCTTTATCGCCTGTTGAGTTTTTTAAGATCGGTTTCGTGTTTTTCCTAGCGTGGAGCTTTTCAAGGAAAATAGATAGTAATAAAAAGAGGCTAAAAGATGAGTTTAAGATACTTTTTCCGTATTTTATACTTTTTGGTATGGCTGTTTTTCTTATTGCTATTTTACAAAAAGACCTTGGACAAGTAGTTGTTTTAACCCTCGTGCTTATGATACTTGCGACATTTGCTGGTACTAGCAAGAAATTTTTTGGAATTATTGGAGTAGCTGGTATGGTTTTGGTTGTCCTTGCTATCATATCTCAGCCGCACAGAATCAGGCGTTTTCAGTCTTGGTGGGTGACAAACCAAGACTTCTTTTTATCCATACTTCCAGCCAATATGGCTGAGTTTATGAGAGTGAGCGACGCTGAAGAGCCATATCAGATAACCCACTCACTAAATGCCATTTATCATGGTGGATTTTTTGGGGTAGGGCTTGGAAATGGTACATTTAAGCTTGGATTTTTGAGTGAGGTTCATACGGATTTCGTGCTTGCTGGCATAGCTGAAGAGGTTGGATTTGTGGGGATTTTTGTCATTACTATGCTTATGCTAAGTGTGATATATAGAATACTTAAAATCTCTGCAAGGAGTGAAAATAAAGTTTATCATCTATTTTCTTTAGGAATCGGCGCTATCGTGACTTTGGCGTTTTTGATGAACTCTTATGGCATCACTTCTATCACGCCTATTAAAGGTATCGCGGTGCCATTTTTAAGCTATGGTGGTAGCTCGATTTTAGCTCTTTGTATAGGCATCGGTATGGTTTTAATGATAAGCAAAAAGGCGGATTTATCATGA
- the murG gene encoding undecaprenyldiphospho-muramoylpentapeptide beta-N-acetylglucosaminyltransferase: protein MIVVSGGGTGGHLAIAKTLAKELKDRGLEVVFIGSSGGQDKMWFEHDEGFRFKYFLPSSGVVNKSGFQKLSSLINIIKLAFACKRVFKKHGVQKVISVGGYSSAPASIAAILFGKKLYIHEQNAVCGRLNLLLKPFCTKFFSSYSKNPYSYPVSDKFFDSARIRQNLKTILFLGGSQGASFINSLALNLAPNLDKNGIKIIHQCGKKELESVKESYEKLGINATIFDFSKDIQNYMQEADLAISRSGASSLWELCANSLPAIFIPYPYAAKNHQYFNAKFLEELGLAQIYKQGEINTQDFMQNLLNLDLEKMSRGLEKTILKDGSKKIIDEIL, encoded by the coding sequence ATGATAGTAGTAAGTGGTGGTGGCACTGGCGGTCATTTGGCGATCGCAAAAACTCTTGCAAAAGAGCTAAAAGATAGAGGCTTAGAAGTCGTTTTTATCGGATCTAGTGGCGGTCAAGATAAGATGTGGTTTGAGCATGATGAGGGCTTCAGGTTTAAGTATTTTTTACCAAGTAGCGGCGTGGTAAATAAAAGCGGATTTCAAAAACTCTCATCACTTATAAATATCATCAAATTAGCATTTGCTTGCAAGAGAGTATTTAAAAAACATGGCGTTCAAAAGGTCATAAGTGTGGGTGGCTACAGCTCAGCTCCAGCTTCAATAGCTGCTATTTTGTTTGGTAAAAAACTTTACATCCACGAGCAAAATGCAGTGTGCGGAAGGCTAAATTTGCTTCTCAAACCATTTTGTACTAAATTTTTTAGCTCATATAGTAAAAATCCATATAGTTATCCAGTGAGCGATAAGTTTTTTGACAGTGCTAGAATCAGGCAAAATCTAAAAACTATACTATTTTTAGGTGGTTCGCAAGGTGCTAGTTTTATAAACTCTTTAGCTCTAAATTTAGCTCCAAATTTAGATAAAAATGGCATAAAAATCATTCATCAATGTGGAAAAAAAGAGCTAGAGAGCGTGAAAGAAAGCTACGAAAAACTAGGCATAAACGCCACTATTTTTGACTTTAGCAAAGATATACAAAACTATATGCAAGAAGCTGATCTTGCTATTAGCAGATCTGGAGCTAGTAGTTTGTGGGAGCTTTGTGCGAACTCTTTGCCAGCTATTTTTATCCCATATCCATACGCTGCGAAAAATCATCAGTATTTCAATGCCAAGTTTTTAGAAGAGCTTGGACTGGCTCAAATTTATAAGCAAGGCGAGATAAATACTCAAGATTTTATGCAAAATTTGCTAAATTTAGATCTTGAAAAAATGTCTAGAGGGCTTGAAAAAACTATTTTAAAAGACGGCTCTAAGAAAATAATAGATGAAATTCTCTAA